A single region of the Hyalangium gracile genome encodes:
- the rpsT gene encoding 30S ribosomal protein S20, giving the protein MANTKSAEKRNRQAQKRRARNTNVRTTVKTAVKKARETIATKDATKTGDALKDAVRTLAKAASKGVLHKRTASRRIARLTKAARKATTAAK; this is encoded by the coding sequence TTGGCGAACACCAAGTCCGCAGAGAAGCGTAACCGTCAGGCCCAGAAGCGCCGCGCGCGCAACACCAATGTCCGCACCACCGTGAAGACCGCGGTGAAGAAGGCGCGCGAGACCATCGCGACCAAGGACGCGACGAAGACCGGGGACGCCCTGAAGGACGCCGTCCGCACGCTGGCCAAGGCCGCCTCCAAGGGCGTGCTCCACAAGCGCACCGCCTCGCGCCGCATCGCCCGCCTGACCAAGGCCGCGCGCAAGGCCACCACGGCCGCGAAGTAG
- the mazG gene encoding nucleoside triphosphate pyrophosphohydrolase, producing the protein MSATGEQLERLVGIMERLRAENGCPWDREQDLRSLRPYLVEETFEVLDEMDRVAYGGPWRALCEELGDLLFQIVFHAQLAAEKGEFTMADVCRAISDKITSRHPHVFGERQVKGSEEVLFNWAKLKAEEKKRKTGREGSVLDGVPTAAPALLRAERLTEKASRIGFDWPDVAGVRGKLYEELAELDEAIASKDRDAIEHEFGDVLFSLANLGRFLHTPPEDALRMAIRRFITRFQHIESALRAEGIPFGEATLEHMERHWQTAKAAEKALPPPASLPRAPLTSLRFTVADLPAQRAFWNTLVPLIGWQAERGAPDEASYGDGALRLVFTEGSSSGASGAVISLGAPSSRAVERLRAALEGAHPGAVQATEPQRIRFRDPAGLLWEYTA; encoded by the coding sequence ATGAGCGCAACCGGGGAGCAGCTGGAGCGGCTGGTGGGAATCATGGAGCGTCTGCGCGCGGAGAATGGCTGCCCCTGGGACCGGGAGCAGGACCTGCGCTCGCTGCGCCCCTACCTCGTCGAGGAGACCTTCGAGGTGCTCGACGAGATGGACCGGGTGGCCTACGGCGGCCCCTGGCGCGCCCTGTGCGAGGAGCTGGGGGATCTGCTCTTCCAGATCGTCTTCCACGCCCAGCTGGCCGCCGAGAAGGGCGAGTTCACCATGGCCGATGTGTGCCGGGCCATCAGCGACAAGATCACCAGCCGCCACCCCCACGTCTTCGGCGAGCGCCAGGTGAAGGGCTCCGAGGAGGTGCTCTTCAACTGGGCGAAGCTCAAGGCCGAGGAGAAGAAGCGCAAGACGGGCCGAGAGGGCTCGGTGCTCGATGGAGTGCCCACCGCCGCCCCCGCCCTGCTGCGCGCCGAGCGCCTCACCGAGAAGGCCAGCCGCATCGGGTTCGACTGGCCGGACGTGGCCGGCGTGCGCGGCAAGCTCTACGAGGAGCTGGCGGAGCTGGACGAGGCCATCGCCTCCAAGGACCGGGACGCCATCGAGCACGAGTTCGGCGACGTCCTCTTCTCCCTGGCCAACCTCGGGCGCTTCCTGCACACCCCGCCCGAGGATGCGCTGCGCATGGCCATCCGCCGCTTCATCACCCGCTTCCAGCACATCGAGTCCGCGCTCCGCGCCGAGGGCATCCCCTTCGGAGAGGCTACATTGGAGCACATGGAGCGACACTGGCAGACGGCCAAGGCAGCGGAGAAGGCCCTGCCCCCTCCCGCTTCCCTGCCCCGGGCGCCGCTCACCTCGCTGCGCTTCACGGTGGCGGATCTCCCAGCACAGCGCGCGTTCTGGAACACCCTGGTGCCGCTGATCGGCTGGCAGGCCGAGCGGGGAGCCCCGGACGAGGCCTCCTATGGAGATGGAGCCCTGCGCCTGGTGTTCACCGAGGGAAGCTCCTCGGGGGCCTCGGGCGCGGTGATCTCCCTGGGGGCTCCGTCCTCCCGAGCGGTGGAGCGACTCCGAGCCGCGCTGGAAGGCGCGCACCCCGGGGCCGTACAGGCGACAGAGCCCCAGCGGATCCGCTTCCGGGATCCGGCCGGACTGCTCTGGGAATACACCGCGTGA
- a CDS encoding DUF4388 domain-containing protein — translation MALQGTLKDFGIADILQLIGQQQKTGQLCLANKEQEVNVFFRDGNIARVESVTRKKKDLIGNMLVRAEIITDAQLDEALETQRRTLKRLGDVLVSTGAITADRFKKMMQLQATETIYRLFSWDAGTYEFKAEPVESDTEAITPLRAESVLMEGFRMVDEWPVIRKKINRLDMVFEQLKPLPPPVNKEEDLDAAFDDAFSEKKKDENKGDFKSVGDSERIVYDKIGPGRDVRKLIDVSCLGEFETCKALLNLVNLEYIRPVYKDGKSPSGDRDGILQKVGRGIGALGASMAALAAILFLVAQFTGKLSLASSPASRFSDPAAQRFISRTQVKRIEAALEIFRLEKGELPDKLDALVEAGLLKPEELRYPWREQYYYRRLAAREFVLLPPLQ, via the coding sequence ATGGCTCTCCAGGGAACCCTCAAGGACTTCGGCATCGCCGACATCCTTCAGCTCATTGGCCAGCAGCAGAAGACCGGTCAGCTCTGCCTGGCCAACAAGGAGCAGGAGGTCAACGTCTTCTTCCGGGACGGCAACATCGCCCGGGTGGAGAGCGTCACGCGCAAGAAGAAGGACCTCATCGGCAACATGCTGGTGCGCGCGGAGATCATCACCGACGCCCAGCTCGACGAGGCGCTGGAGACGCAGCGGCGCACGCTCAAGCGGCTGGGGGACGTGCTCGTCTCCACCGGCGCCATCACCGCCGACCGCTTCAAGAAGATGATGCAGCTGCAGGCCACGGAGACCATCTACCGGCTCTTCAGCTGGGACGCGGGCACCTACGAGTTCAAGGCCGAGCCCGTCGAGTCCGACACCGAGGCCATCACTCCGCTCCGAGCCGAGTCGGTGCTGATGGAAGGCTTCCGGATGGTCGACGAGTGGCCCGTCATCCGGAAGAAGATCAACCGGCTGGACATGGTCTTCGAGCAGCTCAAGCCGCTGCCGCCGCCCGTCAACAAGGAGGAGGATCTCGACGCCGCGTTCGACGACGCCTTCTCCGAGAAGAAGAAGGACGAGAACAAGGGCGACTTCAAGTCGGTGGGCGACTCGGAGCGCATCGTCTACGACAAGATCGGCCCCGGCCGGGACGTGCGCAAGCTCATCGACGTGTCCTGTCTGGGCGAGTTCGAGACCTGCAAGGCGCTGCTGAACCTGGTCAACCTGGAGTACATCCGCCCCGTCTACAAGGACGGCAAGTCTCCTTCTGGCGACCGCGACGGCATCCTCCAGAAGGTGGGGCGCGGCATCGGGGCGCTGGGCGCCAGCATGGCCGCCCTGGCCGCCATCTTGTTCCTGGTGGCCCAGTTCACCGGCAAGCTCTCGCTGGCCAGCTCGCCTGCCTCCCGGTTCTCGGACCCTGCCGCCCAGCGCTTCATCTCTCGGACGCAGGTCAAGCGGATAGAGGCGGCGCTGGAGATCTTCCGCTTGGAGAAGGGCGAGCTGCCCGACAAGTTGGATGCGCTGGTGGAGGCCGGGCTGTTAAAGCCAGAAGAGCTGCGCTACCCGTGGCGGGAGCAGTACTATTACAGGCGCCTGGCTGCTCGTGAGTTCGTCCTGCTACCGCCCTTGCAATAG
- a CDS encoding PhoH family protein has protein sequence MRNPATLEAPAVRPTSAKVDVRDNETALALCGNQNENLKLIERRLGVRVGQRGTELLLSGPADAVAFAVRLVENLEEMIRAGRPVYREDVEQGIKVLGRGGAESLGEVMLGPVLKSSGNRQIAPKSIAQKRYVEAIRAHDIVFGIGPAGTGKTYLAMAMAVAFLQERKVKRIILARPAVEAGEKLGFLPGDLAEKVNPYLRPLYDALHDMMAGERAAQLVEQGVIEVAPLAFMRGRTLNDAFVILDEAQNTTVEQMKMFLTRLGYNSKAVVTGDVTQVDLPIGKMSGLHHARSILKNIEGINFSEFTEVDVVRHPLVQEVIRAYDKFETAKAEAAKEQEAREAQDPVEPETAEVEEPIAT, from the coding sequence TTGAGAAACCCTGCCACGTTGGAAGCTCCTGCTGTCCGCCCCACCTCTGCCAAGGTCGATGTCCGGGACAACGAGACCGCCCTGGCCCTGTGCGGTAACCAGAACGAAAACCTGAAGCTCATCGAGCGGCGCCTGGGCGTGCGCGTGGGTCAGCGCGGCACGGAGCTGCTCCTGTCCGGCCCCGCCGACGCGGTGGCCTTCGCGGTGCGGCTCGTGGAGAACCTCGAGGAGATGATTCGGGCCGGCCGGCCCGTCTACCGGGAAGACGTGGAGCAGGGCATCAAGGTCCTGGGCCGCGGCGGCGCGGAGTCTCTCGGCGAGGTGATGTTGGGGCCCGTCCTCAAGAGCTCGGGCAACCGCCAGATTGCTCCCAAGAGCATTGCCCAGAAGCGCTACGTGGAGGCCATCCGCGCCCACGACATCGTCTTCGGCATCGGCCCTGCGGGTACGGGGAAGACGTACCTGGCCATGGCCATGGCGGTGGCCTTCCTGCAGGAGCGCAAGGTCAAGCGCATCATCCTGGCGCGGCCCGCCGTGGAGGCGGGTGAGAAGCTCGGCTTCCTGCCGGGCGACCTGGCGGAGAAGGTGAACCCGTACCTGCGGCCGCTCTATGACGCGCTGCACGACATGATGGCGGGCGAGCGCGCCGCGCAGCTGGTGGAGCAGGGCGTCATCGAGGTGGCTCCGCTGGCCTTCATGCGTGGCCGCACGCTCAATGACGCATTCGTCATCCTCGACGAGGCGCAGAACACCACCGTCGAGCAGATGAAGATGTTCCTCACGCGCCTGGGCTACAACAGCAAGGCCGTGGTGACGGGCGACGTGACGCAGGTGGACCTGCCCATCGGGAAGATGTCCGGTCTGCACCACGCTCGGTCCATCCTCAAGAACATCGAAGGCATCAACTTCTCCGAGTTCACGGAGGTGGATGTGGTACGCCACCCCCTGGTTCAGGAGGTCATCCGGGCGTACGACAAGTTCGAGACCGCCAAGGCCGAGGCCGCCAAGGAGCAGGAGGCGCGCGAGGCGCAGGATCCGGTGGAGCCCGAGACGGCGGAGGTCGAGGAGCCCATCGCCACGTGA
- a CDS encoding HD family phosphohydrolase, with the protein MAEPEPSPPRPSPLDALTRRLGLGDKSWGRRLTLLALLLAVSVAAGFVISPGLYSQQIPALTEEHLGKPFRANSPAGFKAGRDYEIVYSAMTEQRRQEARNAVRPVYDLNPDVVEQVRGAVKLAFGQMRARLAEKAAQESAASGEGEGEVRKDGEARKAAEARKPKKPAPAPTPEELESQRKEREALQGDFQEALFGQRDTALEADDFQALLTNGFSEEAEAATLVLLERAYGSERGPLFIAGSREELTREGPQGITVRDVRHSGEQTLPGNAPNVMDTREAYAEMDRFASIPGNLLPDAPGVQRRAVLRLAKRMVRPDLTINIAETNARRVKAADAVKDAVIALKKGQRVIGDGELVNETHLVILQGMRAQTDRLDLIQLQVGGTGLVALLVAASFVFCRTAFRRFRPTRKDGVLLGLLLVLMLGLMQLWVSIADAVQDRYTALPIEALYYAFPVAAGAMLVRFILSEELALFFAVVLASLAGVMLGNSLSFGIYALLGSLVAADRITRARDRVGIFKAGLIAGAVNLVAVLFLFMVEGKGLTGDTALTAVFACVGTALAVPVMVMALTPLIEALFGYASDIKLLELANLNHPALKELIVQAPGTYHHSIIIGTLVENAAEAIGANPLLARSCAYYHDIGKGRNPLYFGENQKGENRHDSLAPAMSAVIIKRHVTEGLEMARQYRLPKLVADAIPQHHGTRAVGYFLHKAIKEQEGKENPQPIDESIYRYPGPKPQFREAALVMIADAVEASTRAMPEPTKAKLQAQVQKMINIIFSEGQLDECDLTLKDLNLIASSFLHTLEGIYHARPEYPAGAVGGGTKGPPLMVASGAKQDGKAKTA; encoded by the coding sequence ATGGCTGAACCGGAACCCTCTCCCCCAAGGCCGAGTCCGCTGGACGCGCTTACGCGCCGTCTCGGCCTGGGCGACAAGTCCTGGGGTCGCCGCCTGACGCTCCTGGCCCTGCTGCTGGCGGTATCGGTGGCGGCCGGCTTCGTCATCTCCCCCGGCCTCTACAGCCAGCAGATTCCGGCCCTTACGGAGGAGCACCTCGGCAAGCCGTTCCGGGCCAACTCGCCCGCGGGCTTCAAGGCCGGGCGGGACTACGAGATTGTCTACAGCGCGATGACGGAGCAGCGGCGCCAGGAGGCCCGCAACGCCGTCCGCCCCGTCTACGACTTGAACCCGGACGTCGTGGAGCAGGTGCGCGGCGCGGTGAAGCTGGCCTTCGGGCAGATGCGAGCGCGCCTGGCCGAGAAGGCCGCCCAGGAGAGCGCCGCGAGTGGGGAAGGGGAGGGAGAGGTACGCAAGGACGGGGAGGCGCGCAAGGCCGCGGAGGCGCGCAAGCCGAAGAAGCCCGCCCCGGCGCCGACGCCGGAGGAACTCGAGAGCCAGCGCAAGGAGCGCGAGGCGCTGCAGGGGGATTTTCAGGAGGCGCTGTTTGGCCAGCGGGACACGGCGCTCGAGGCGGATGACTTCCAGGCGCTGCTGACCAACGGCTTCTCGGAGGAGGCCGAGGCGGCCACGCTGGTGCTGCTGGAGCGAGCGTACGGCTCGGAGCGGGGGCCGCTCTTCATCGCGGGCTCGCGCGAGGAGCTGACGCGAGAGGGGCCCCAGGGCATTACGGTCCGGGACGTGCGCCACAGCGGCGAGCAGACGCTGCCGGGCAACGCGCCGAACGTGATGGACACGCGCGAGGCCTACGCGGAGATGGACCGGTTCGCCTCCATTCCGGGCAACCTGTTGCCGGACGCGCCGGGCGTGCAGCGCCGGGCGGTGCTGCGGCTGGCCAAGCGGATGGTGCGGCCGGATCTGACGATCAACATCGCGGAGACGAACGCGCGGCGGGTGAAGGCGGCGGACGCGGTGAAGGACGCCGTCATCGCCCTGAAGAAGGGGCAGCGCGTCATCGGCGACGGCGAGCTGGTGAACGAGACGCACCTGGTCATCCTCCAGGGCATGCGGGCGCAGACGGACCGGCTGGATCTGATCCAGCTGCAGGTGGGCGGCACGGGGCTGGTGGCGCTGCTGGTGGCCGCGTCCTTCGTCTTCTGCCGCACGGCGTTCCGGCGCTTCCGGCCCACGCGCAAGGACGGGGTGCTGCTGGGGCTGCTGCTGGTGCTGATGCTGGGGCTGATGCAGCTGTGGGTGTCCATCGCTGACGCGGTGCAGGACCGGTACACGGCGCTGCCCATCGAGGCGCTGTACTACGCCTTCCCGGTGGCGGCCGGCGCGATGCTGGTGCGCTTCATCCTCTCCGAGGAGCTGGCGCTCTTCTTCGCCGTGGTGCTGGCGTCCCTGGCGGGGGTGATGCTGGGCAACTCGCTGTCGTTCGGCATCTACGCGCTGCTGGGCTCGCTGGTGGCGGCCGACCGCATCACCCGGGCGCGCGATCGCGTGGGCATCTTCAAGGCGGGCCTGATCGCCGGCGCGGTGAACCTGGTGGCCGTGCTCTTCCTCTTCATGGTGGAGGGCAAGGGGCTGACGGGGGACACGGCGCTCACGGCGGTGTTCGCCTGCGTGGGCACGGCGCTGGCGGTGCCGGTGATGGTGATGGCGCTCACCCCGCTCATCGAGGCGCTGTTCGGCTACGCCTCGGACATCAAGCTCCTGGAGCTGGCCAACCTGAACCACCCGGCGCTCAAGGAGCTCATCGTCCAGGCGCCGGGCACCTACCACCACTCCATCATCATCGGGACGCTGGTGGAGAACGCGGCGGAGGCCATCGGCGCCAACCCGCTGCTGGCGCGCTCGTGCGCCTACTACCACGACATCGGAAAGGGCCGGAACCCGCTCTACTTCGGTGAGAACCAGAAGGGGGAGAACCGGCACGACTCGCTGGCCCCGGCGATGAGCGCCGTCATCATCAAGCGCCACGTCACCGAGGGGCTGGAGATGGCGCGGCAGTACCGCCTGCCCAAGCTGGTGGCGGACGCGATCCCCCAGCACCACGGCACGCGGGCGGTGGGCTACTTCCTGCACAAGGCCATCAAGGAGCAGGAGGGCAAGGAGAACCCGCAGCCCATCGACGAGAGCATCTACCGCTATCCGGGGCCCAAGCCCCAGTTCCGCGAGGCGGCGCTGGTGATGATCGCCGACGCGGTGGAGGCCTCCACGCGCGCCATGCCCGAGCCGACCAAGGCCAAGCTGCAGGCGCAGGTGCAGAAGATGATCAACATCATCTTCTCCGAGGGGCAGCTCGACGAGTGTGACCTGACGCTGAAGGACCTGAACCTGATCGCCAGCTCCTTCCTGCACACGCTCGAGGGCATCTACCACGCGCGGCCGGAGTACCCGGCGGGAGCGGTGGGCGGGGGCACGAAGGGGCCCCCGCTCATGGTGGCGTCCGGAGCCAAGCAGGACGGCAAGGCCAAGACGGCCTGA
- the ybeY gene encoding rRNA maturation RNase YbeY: MRLRKGKLIPREDGKRIEEFIGAASTGSASVSVARMLAPPGWSEPPQKPEFDEAVLVLRGELTLVIDGKRERIGPGEVGWVPKGRHVTYRNDGQGACDYWSICAPAFRPELAHVELPKKEETPANHVTVQVAHAQGEAFARPLASLGRTFLERLDLHGCELSLSLVGDRAIRRLNRTWRKKDKATDVLSFPAGDLPRGTPGPRQLGDVVISLDTAKRQAKEYGRTLEAEMSRYLAHGLLHLLGHDHERSTHEARKMAALEEKLLGESGMVADAVKAGRARRLV; encoded by the coding sequence GTGAGACTGCGCAAGGGAAAGCTCATCCCTCGAGAGGATGGCAAGCGCATCGAGGAGTTCATCGGCGCGGCCAGCACGGGGAGCGCCTCGGTGTCCGTGGCGCGGATGCTGGCGCCGCCGGGCTGGTCCGAGCCTCCGCAGAAGCCCGAGTTCGACGAGGCGGTGCTGGTGCTGCGCGGCGAGCTGACGCTGGTCATCGACGGCAAGCGCGAGCGCATCGGCCCGGGCGAGGTGGGGTGGGTGCCCAAGGGCCGGCACGTCACCTACCGCAACGACGGGCAGGGGGCGTGTGACTACTGGTCCATCTGCGCGCCGGCGTTCCGGCCGGAGCTGGCCCACGTCGAGCTCCCCAAGAAGGAGGAGACGCCCGCCAACCACGTCACCGTGCAGGTGGCGCACGCGCAGGGAGAGGCGTTCGCCCGGCCGCTCGCCTCGCTGGGGCGCACCTTCCTGGAGCGGCTGGATCTGCACGGGTGCGAGCTGTCGCTCTCGCTGGTGGGAGACCGGGCCATCCGTCGGCTGAACCGGACGTGGCGCAAGAAGGACAAGGCCACGGACGTGCTGAGCTTCCCGGCGGGCGACCTGCCGCGCGGCACGCCGGGGCCGAGGCAGCTCGGGGACGTGGTCATCTCGCTGGACACGGCGAAGCGGCAGGCCAAGGAGTACGGCCGGACGCTGGAGGCGGAGATGTCCCGCTACCTGGCGCATGGCCTGCTGCACCTGCTGGGGCATGACCACGAGCGCTCCACCCACGAGGCCCGGAAGATGGCGGCCCTGGAGGAGAAGCTGCTCGGGGAGTCCGGGATGGTGGCGGACGCGGTGAAGGCGGGGCGTGCTCGGCGGCTCGTCTGA
- a CDS encoding Lnb N-terminal periplasmic domain-containing protein: MPRSAPLIACLLGLLLVAAPAHAASPPPWGTGESQGQDLAISLVTFSPGDDVASWWGHGSLVVEDRRLGAARLYNYGMFSFDSTMLGRYAMGRLEFWVAEASPSATYRFYRSQNRDVRIQELNLTPEQRVEVGRLLATNVLPENRDYLYHHYNDNCVTRLRDMIDRAVGGQLQLADRAVGRMTLREHTRRYTAVSPPMSVLLDFLMNDEIDRPITRWQEAFLPDELERQVAAQQVKMADGQMAPLVAKQWDYYKSDRTPPPEQPPRYAPWMLLLGLAVGGSALGLAYWGRRGGRLPRVLLGLEHVVLGLGLGFPGTALFVMWLFTDHTVTYRNENLFLANPLTLLAVPLGLMLVFGSVRARRWLRVLWLALAGLGVLGVVLKVIPMFDQDNWRLIAFILPISLGFAGAFHLDRVLARAPGAGREPERQPLPSSLKTP, encoded by the coding sequence ATGCCCCGCTCTGCGCCATTGATTGCCTGCCTTCTCGGCCTGCTGCTCGTCGCGGCTCCGGCCCATGCGGCCTCCCCTCCGCCCTGGGGCACGGGGGAGAGCCAGGGGCAGGATCTGGCCATCTCCCTGGTGACGTTCAGCCCGGGGGATGACGTGGCCTCCTGGTGGGGGCACGGCTCGCTGGTGGTGGAGGACCGGCGGCTGGGCGCGGCGCGCCTCTACAACTACGGGATGTTCTCCTTCGACTCGACCATGCTCGGCCGCTACGCGATGGGCCGGCTCGAGTTCTGGGTGGCCGAGGCGAGCCCGTCGGCGACCTATCGCTTCTACCGTTCGCAGAACCGCGACGTGCGCATCCAGGAGCTCAACCTCACGCCGGAGCAGCGCGTGGAGGTGGGCCGCCTGCTCGCGACCAACGTCCTTCCGGAGAACCGGGACTACCTCTACCACCACTACAACGACAACTGCGTCACCCGGCTCCGGGACATGATCGACCGGGCGGTGGGAGGTCAGCTCCAGCTGGCGGACAGGGCCGTCGGGCGCATGACGCTGCGCGAGCACACGCGGCGCTACACCGCGGTCAGCCCGCCCATGAGCGTGCTGCTCGACTTCCTGATGAACGACGAGATCGACCGGCCCATCACCCGCTGGCAGGAGGCGTTCCTGCCGGACGAGCTGGAGCGGCAGGTGGCCGCGCAGCAGGTGAAGATGGCGGACGGGCAGATGGCGCCGCTCGTCGCGAAGCAGTGGGACTACTACAAGTCGGACCGGACGCCGCCGCCGGAGCAGCCGCCGCGCTATGCGCCGTGGATGCTGCTGCTGGGGCTGGCGGTGGGCGGCAGCGCGCTGGGGCTCGCGTACTGGGGGCGGCGCGGAGGCCGGCTGCCCCGGGTGCTGCTGGGCCTGGAGCACGTGGTGCTGGGCCTGGGCCTGGGCTTTCCGGGCACGGCGCTGTTCGTCATGTGGCTGTTCACCGACCACACGGTGACCTACCGCAACGAGAACCTCTTCCTTGCCAACCCGCTGACGCTGCTGGCGGTGCCGCTGGGCCTGATGCTCGTCTTCGGCTCGGTCAGGGCGCGGCGGTGGCTGCGCGTCCTCTGGCTGGCGCTGGCGGGGCTCGGGGTGCTCGGCGTGGTGCTGAAGGTCATCCCGATGTTCGATCAGGACAACTGGCGCCTCATCGCGTTCATCCTGCCCATCTCGCTGGGCTTCGCGGGCGCGTTCCACCTGGACCGGGTGCTGGCCCGGGCCCCGGGGGCGGGCCGCGAGCCCGAGCGGCAGCCGCTTCCTTCTTCCCTGAAGACTCCCTAG
- the prfB gene encoding peptide chain release factor 2 (programmed frameshift): MANDTMEKIGALRERLLALRGHLDLDRKRSRISLIERDSTQPNFWDDNTKAQALLKEKSTLEASVGAFDKALRGLDDAQTLLELAKEMSDEASAQEAEATLPALEAEVAKLELARMLSGENDRSNCFMDINAGAGGTDSMDWAAMLMRMYTRFCEQRGWEVEVTDMVAGEEAGFKNVSLHIKGENAYGYLKAEVGVHRLVRISPFDANARRQTAFASVDVHPEVDDSIKIDIPEKDYELKFIRGGGAGGQKVNKTSSTAQLRHLPTGILITCQTERSQSANKDMAFKILRGRLYELELKKREAERDAAEAQKKDISFGSQIRSYVLAPYRMVKDLRTGVETGNVDAVLDGELEQFVTAQLLGVKNPNRNASVD, encoded by the exons ATGGCGAACGATACGATGGAGAAGATCGGTGCACTTCGCGAGCGCCTCCTGGCGCTCCGGGGGCATCTT GACCTCGACCGCAAGCGGTCTCGCATCTCGCTGATCGAGCGTGACTCCACGCAGCCCAACTTCTGGGACGACAACACCAAGGCGCAGGCGCTGCTGAAGGAGAAGTCCACGCTCGAGGCGAGCGTGGGGGCCTTCGACAAGGCGCTGCGCGGCCTGGATGACGCGCAGACGCTGCTGGAGCTGGCCAAGGAGATGAGCGACGAGGCCAGCGCCCAGGAGGCCGAGGCCACGCTGCCGGCGCTGGAGGCGGAGGTGGCCAAGCTGGAACTGGCGCGGATGCTCTCCGGCGAGAACGACCGCAGCAACTGCTTCATGGACATCAACGCGGGCGCGGGCGGCACGGACAGCATGGACTGGGCCGCCATGCTGATGCGCATGTACACCCGCTTCTGCGAGCAGCGCGGCTGGGAGGTGGAAGTCACCGACATGGTCGCGGGCGAGGAGGCGGGCTTCAAGAACGTCTCCCTGCACATCAAGGGCGAGAACGCCTACGGCTACCTGAAGGCCGAGGTGGGGGTGCACCGGCTGGTGCGCATCAGCCCGTTCGACGCGAACGCGCGGCGGCAGACGGCGTTTGCCTCGGTGGACGTGCACCCGGAGGTGGATGACTCGATCAAGATCGACATCCCCGAGAAGGACTACGAGCTGAAGTTCATCCGAGGCGGCGGCGCGGGCGGCCAGAAGGTGAACAAGACGTCGTCCACGGCGCAGCTGCGCCACCTGCCTACCGGCATCTTGATCACCTGCCAGACGGAGCGCTCGCAGTCGGCCAACAAGGACATGGCGTTCAAGATCCTGCGCGGGCGCCTGTACGAGCTGGAGCTCAAGAAGCGCGAGGCGGAGCGCGACGCGGCGGAGGCGCAGAAGAAGGACATCTCCTTCGGCTCGCAGATCCGCAGCTACGTGCTGGCGCCGTACCGCATGGTGAAGGATCTGCGCACGGGCGTGGAGACGGGCAATGTGGACGCGGTGCTGGACGGCGAGCTGGAGCAGTTCGTCACCGCGCAGCTGCTGGGGGTGAAGAACCCCAACCGCAACGCCTCGGTCGACTAA